A stretch of the Sulfuritortus calidifontis genome encodes the following:
- a CDS encoding gamma carbonic anhydrase family protein, translating to MTIERFQDKRPQLGRDVYVHSAATVIGEVELGDGASVWPGAVIRGDVNFIRIGAGSNIQDCAVLHVSHRSAADPVGAPLIVGRNVTVGHSVILHGCTIGNDCLIGMGSLVMDRAVLQDHVLLGAGSLVPEGKVLESGWLYLGRPAKALRRLTDEELAYFEYSAQHYMKLAADYRGG from the coding sequence ATGACCATCGAACGCTTCCAGGACAAGCGGCCCCAACTGGGCCGCGATGTCTACGTCCACAGTGCCGCCACGGTGATCGGCGAGGTCGAGCTGGGCGATGGCGCCTCGGTCTGGCCCGGCGCCGTCATCCGCGGCGACGTCAACTTCATCCGCATCGGCGCCGGCAGCAACATCCAGGACTGCGCCGTGCTCCACGTTTCGCACAGGAGCGCGGCCGACCCGGTCGGCGCGCCGCTCATCGTCGGTCGCAACGTCACCGTCGGCCACAGCGTCATCCTGCACGGCTGCACCATCGGCAACGACTGCCTGATCGGCATGGGCTCGCTGGTCATGGACAGGGCCGTGCTGCAGGACCACGTGCTGCTCGGCGCCGGCAGCCTGGTGCCCGAGGGCAAGGTGCTGGAAAGCGGCTGGCTCTACCTGGGCCGCCCGGCCAAGGCCCTGCGCCGGCTGACCGATGAAGAACTGGCCTATTTCGAGTATTCTGCCCAACACTACATGAAGCTGGCGGCTGACTACCGGGGAGGTTGA